The DNA window AGGTGGGCGCACTGTGGCTGGCTGGCGCGGTTGCCCGGACGACGGCGAGGGCGTGTGTCCGCCCGCTGCGCGCAGTGCGGTGCGATGGTCGCGGGGGATGAATAACGCCCACTGGCAGACTGACCCACAGCGGGGCGGAGTAACACCGCCCCGCTGTCCTGAATCTCTGTTAGCCCTGCGGAGATCCTGCAAGACAAGATAAGAGTATCCAGCGCGAAAATTTTCGTGCCGTTCCCCCAAAAACCCCTTGACATGTCTGCGCGGATTATTTATAGTAGATGCGTAAACGCTTACACAACGAAAAAGGGCAATTATGACCATTGAGGAGTTCGCACGTAAAATCGGGGTGTCCAGCGCCACCGTTTCGCGGGCAATCCACGGCAAGGGGCGCATCAGTCCGCAGACGCGCCAGATGGTGCTGCAGCGCATGGAGGAACTGGGCTTTACGCCCAACCTGCACGCGCAGAACCTGGCGCACCGGCGCAGCCGCACCATCGGGCTGGAGTATCTGGGGCGCACCGAGGTGCTTTCCGATATGTTCCTGATTGCGCTGGCGCGGGGCATCCAGCGGGTGCTGACCCAACACGGCTATAACCTGCTGCTGAACCCTGTGGGAGTGGTGCACGAACGCGAGAGCCTGCTGCGGCGATGGGCGCACTCACGGGCGGTGGATGGCGCCATCGTGGTAGGCGACCCCGATGTGAGCGTGGACTGGCTGCAGAAGCTGGTCACGCAGAAGACCTTCTGCGTGGTGATTGTGCATCATCCGCCGCCGCCACTGCCCAACGTGGGCTGTGTGACGCTGGATTTGTCGCGGGGCATTGCGCAGGTGGCGGAGTTGCTGTGTTCGCTGGGACACTGTCGGGTGGGCTATATCGGCAGTATCGAGCCGGACCCGGTATTGCCCATGTTCCAGAAGCAGGTGGCACGGCACGGTGGAGAGGTGCATCCCCAGCACATCGTGTACGCGGGCAGGACGCCGGAGGAGGGTGCGCTGGCAGCCCAACAACTGCTGCAGGGGGAACCCCGCCCAACTGCCACCTTCGTGCGAACCGATGTGCTGGCAATTGGGGTGCTTCGTGCGGTGCGGGCGATGGGGCTGCGCGTGCCGGAGGACGTCTCCCTGGTATCGCACGACGATGTGCCGCTGGCACAGTTTACCGACCCGCCGCTCACCACCGTGCGGGTGGATTACGAGGCGCTTGGCAAATCGGCGGTGGAGATGTTGCTGGCGATGCTGGAACGCAAGCCGGTGGCGCTGTCGCACACGGTGCACACCACGCTCATCCAGCGCGCCACGGTCGCGCCGCCTTTGCATCATACACTCTATCGCGATTAGGAGGGATACACCATGCGTCACACGTCTCGGAGCAAGGGCTTTACGCTCATCGAACTGCTCGTCGTCATCGCGATTATCGCGATACTGGCGGCAATCCTGTTCCCGGTGTTCGCACAGGCGCGCGAGCGCGCGCGGGCGGCAAGCTGTCTGTCCAACATGAAGCAGTTTGGTCTCGCCATCCAGATGTACAAGCAGGACTATGACGAGACCTACTCCGGGCCGTTCATCTACTACGGTGCCTGGGGCGACTGCAATCAGCTCGTGTGGTTCCCCGACCTGCACATGCCCTACGTGAAGAACCGCCAGCTGAAAGTATGTCCTTCCGGGCGGGAGTACACGACCTTCGCCGCTCCCAACACGATGGATGAACCCGGCACCTGCGGCTGGGGCGACCCCGGCAACGGGCGATACTACTTCAGCTACAAGTGGAACAGCATCTGGGCATGGCCCTGCACCGACCCCAATCCCAACTGGAGCTGGTCAAAGTTTGGCTTCAAGCACTATCTGTCTGAAGGCGCAGTGGAGGAGCCTGCGGGCACCATCCTGCTGATGGACGGCTCGTGGCCCGAGACATGGGCGGACTGCGACGCCGACCCCATCTGGAACCATCAGAACGTGTGGTGGGGACCGCCGACCATCGTGTACCGGCACTTTGACGGCTTCAACGCCACGCACGGCGATGGGCACGCCAAGTACTATCGCAAGGCGTCCACGCGCTGGGGCCAGTGGACGGTGCAGGCGGGCGACTAGGAGGACGAGATGGCATCGCCGTTGAAGCGTGAGGTGTCGCCGGTGGTGGCGGTAGTGGTTGTCGTGGTGGTGCTGGGACTTATCTTCGGAGCGTACTGGTACCTGACCGCGACGAAAGAGTCTGACCAACCCGCCCGCCCGCTTCAACCTCCACCAAGCGTCACCATGCCACAGGGAGCAGGCGCGGGCAGCGCACCGTCAACTGCACCTCGTTAGCGACACACGCGGGCGTATCTTACACGATACGCCCGCTTACCACGAATGCAGGAAGGGGAAAGGGCTTTTTGGGCGATGGTCTCCCAGCCAGAAATCACCGGTGCGCTTGAGGAGCGGACGGAGAGGGTGCCTGCCACGCTCCACATCCGCTGGTGGACTATTGGGCTGGGGCTGGTGCTCATCGTGCCCAACAATTACTGGGTAGTGTACATGGAGAAGGTGCGCACCGGTCCTTATCCCACCACTATCTCCATCTTTGCCAACTGTGTGTTCCTGCTGGTGGTGCTGCTAATAGTCAACGCGCCGCTGCGCCGGTGGTTTCCCCGCGTTGCGCTCAATCGCGCCGAACTCCTGACGGTATACTCCATGCTCTGCTTGGGTTCGGCACTGGCGGGGCTGGACATGATCCCCGTGCTGGTGCAGATGATGGGGCATCCCTTTCAGTTCAGCAACGAGTCCAACGGCTGGCTGAACACCTTCGGCAAATACCTGCCGCGCGAGCTGATGGTCACCGACGTAGATGCCCTGCAGGGCTACTACCGGGGCAGCGACACGCTGTATCGCTGGGAGCATCTGCGGGCGTGGCTGCCGCCCGTTCTGCGGTGGATGGTCTTTATCTTCGCGCTGTTGTTCGTGATGCTGTGCCTCAGCAACCTGCTGCGCAAGCTGTGGGTGGAGCGTGAGCGACTGACCTTCCCCATCGTCATACTGCCCCTGCAGATGACCGAAGAGCGCGTCCCCTTCTGGCGCAACGGATTGCTGTGGGCGGGTATCCTGCTGGCAGGGGGTATCGACACGCTGAACGGGCTGAACTATCTGGTGCCCTCGTTGCCCGCCATCAACGTCAAACATCAGGATTTGCTGCCCTACATCACCCAGAAGCCCTGGAACGCCATCGGCTGGACGCCCTATTCGTTCTATCCGTTTGTCATCGGGCTGGGCTATCTGCTGCCTCTGGATCTGGTGTTTTCCTGCTGGTTCTTCTATCTGTTCTGGAAGGCGGAGCTGGTAATCTCGAACGCCATGGCATGGGATACCATCCCCGATTTCCCCTTCATCCGCGAGCAGGCGTTCGGGGGATACATGGCGATCCTGGTGTTCCT is part of the Bacillota bacterium genome and encodes:
- a CDS encoding LacI family transcriptional regulator: MTIEEFARKIGVSSATVSRAIHGKGRISPQTRQMVLQRMEELGFTPNLHAQNLAHRRSRTIGLEYLGRTEVLSDMFLIALARGIQRVLTQHGYNLLLNPVGVVHERESLLRRWAHSRAVDGAIVVGDPDVSVDWLQKLVTQKTFCVVIVHHPPPPLPNVGCVTLDLSRGIAQVAELLCSLGHCRVGYIGSIEPDPVLPMFQKQVARHGGEVHPQHIVYAGRTPEEGALAAQQLLQGEPRPTATFVRTDVLAIGVLRAVRAMGLRVPEDVSLVSHDDVPLAQFTDPPLTTVRVDYEALGKSAVEMLLAMLERKPVALSHTVHTTLIQRATVAPPLHHTLYRD